CGCTTCCCGACACCGTGGCCCCGAGCGCACGCAGGGGGCGCTCCATCTCGGGAATCTTGAGCGTCGCGCCGAGCAGCGCATTGACGCGTGCGGGCCGCAACCGGATCGCCGCGCGCGGGCGTCGTCCGGCGCTCCGTGCCTCGAGGACGCCCTTCGCGACCTGACCGCCCGCGTTCCCGGCGATCAGCTCGGCGACGCGGTCGAGCGCGACGCGAGTGCCGCCGGGATCGACGCCGCGCTCGAAGCGATACGATGACTCCGTCATCAGTCCGAGACGCCGGGCCGTCCGTCGGACGGTCTCGGGAACGAAGAACGCGCTCTCGACAAAGATGTCCACGGTATCGGGCTTGATCTCGGAATCTGCGCCACCCATCACCCCCGCGATGGCGATCGTCCCCTCCGCATCCGCGATGACCAGATCGTCGGCTACGAGCTCTCGGACCTGACCATCGAGCGTCTCGTAGCGCTGGCGGTCGCCTGCGCGCCTGACCGTGGCGCATGCGCCCCGCAACCGATGCAGATCGAACGCATGCAGCGGCTGCCCCCGCTCGAGCATCACGTAGTTCGTAGCATCGACGACGTTGCTGATCGGCCGCAACCCGACCATCGCGAGGCGCGTCTGCATCCAGAGCGGCGACGGCGCCACGCGGACGTCGCGCACGATGCGGGCAGCGTAACGCGGACAAAGATCCGGTGCCTGCACGTCGACGCGCGCGGACCGCGAGGCCGGCGCCCCCCGTTCGGAAAGCGACGGGCTCCGGACGTGGAGAGACGCTCCCGTCAGCGCCGCGACCTCGCGCGCAACGCCCAGAAGGCTCAGGCAATCACCGCGATTGGGCGTCACCGACAGCTCGAGGATCGTGTCCTCGGCGCCGAGGTATGCGACCAGCGGCGTTCCGACCGGCGCGTCGGCGGGGAGGATCATGATGCCCCCCGCATCGTCCTCCGAGAGACCGAGCTCACGAACGGAGCACAACATGCCGTGCGATCGTTGTCCGCGGATGGTCGTTTCTTCGATGCGCTTCCCATCCGGCAGAACCGTTCCCGGCACGGCCAGAGCGACGCGATCGCCCGCCTGCATGTTGCTCGCGCCGCACACGACGACGACCGTCCCTGTCGCTCGCCGCACCTGGCACAACCGTAGGCGATCCGCGTTGGGATGCGGCACCATGTGCTCGATGGCCGCGATCTCAACGGCGGTCCAGGTCGGTCGTCGTTCCTCGACGGATTCCACCTCGAGACCTGCCATCACGAGAGTTTCCGCCAGCTCGTCGGGCGCGAGCAGGACATCGACGAGCTCGCGCAGCCAGTTCAAGGTGATCTTCACGATCGCTCTCGAATCAGAACTGTCGCAGGAAGCGCAGGTCGCTTTGGTAGAACAACCGGATATCGGTGATGCCGTATTTCAACATCGCCATGCGCTCCACCCCCATCCCAAACGCGAAGCCCGATACGACCTCGGGATCATATC
Above is a window of Deltaproteobacteria bacterium DNA encoding:
- a CDS encoding phenylalanine--tRNA ligase subunit beta — its product is MKITLNWLRELVDVLLAPDELAETLVMAGLEVESVEERRPTWTAVEIAAIEHMVPHPNADRLRLCQVRRATGTVVVVCGASNMQAGDRVALAVPGTVLPDGKRIEETTIRGQRSHGMLCSVRELGLSEDDAGGIMILPADAPVGTPLVAYLGAEDTILELSVTPNRGDCLSLLGVAREVAALTGASLHVRSPSLSERGAPASRSARVDVQAPDLCPRYAARIVRDVRVAPSPLWMQTRLAMVGLRPISNVVDATNYVMLERGQPLHAFDLHRLRGACATVRRAGDRQRYETLDGQVRELVADDLVIADAEGTIAIAGVMGGADSEIKPDTVDIFVESAFFVPETVRRTARRLGLMTESSYRFERGVDPGGTRVALDRVAELIAGNAGGQVAKGVLEARSAGRRPRAAIRLRPARVNALLGATLKIPEMERPLRALGATVSGSGPQVRRVVPPTHRFDLQNEVDLVEEIARVIGYDAVPASMPAIGAGGPGMGPSHDIEQRLRARLAGAGFDETIALAMVSAEDNRDFPGLPELIGDSVVLTNPLSVEMAELRRSLLPGLLRVYVENRRQGATQVAAYGLGRAFSREADRYHEVQTLAILLAGARPPEWVGGTSRPCDFFDLKGALEAIFAELHLDAVRWEPLESEAGYLHPGKAARIEVGGVSCGYLGALHPNLRAARGLDGEPWLAELDLARVVQYCPGRVIFRPLPRFPAVSRDIAVLVDEQFPAQRVLDAVKEATEPLVEEVRVFDHYTGSPIPKGKKSLAYSIAYRASNRTLTDDEVKATHDRLVARLVAKLPLEVRR